A genomic stretch from Candidatus Atribacteria bacterium includes:
- a CDS encoding threonine synthase: protein MEMSYLKKLKCLLCGREYDIGEVRYNCPECGDEGILEIIYDYPKLKKVFNRESLKKNKEFSMWRYLPLLPVDNPAKIGPSKVGWTPLYEAKRIREDLRIPNLWIKDDGRNPTASLKDRPSAIAIVKARELGEKIVTCASTGNAASSLAGAAASVGLKSYIFVPQTAPSAKIAQLLVFGSTVFAVRGTYDEAFDLSIEATREFGWYNRNTAFNPNMVEGKKTVALEIIEQMNFEVPDYIFVPVGDGCIISGVAKAYHDMFSLGFIDHCPKLVAVQAEGCKPIVEAVNGDGEVKFVEPNTIADSIAVGIPRNRLMAVRDIKESRGFGVAVSDQEILEAIKYLGSKQGIFAEPAGSTAFAGMVKALKEGKISKGDKIVVLVTGNGLKDVESAKKAGGEALVIDPNLEAVKEIMNRK, encoded by the coding sequence ATAGAGATGAGTTACCTAAAAAAACTAAAATGCCTATTGTGCGGAAGGGAATATGATATTGGAGAGGTAAGATACAATTGTCCGGAATGTGGGGATGAAGGGATTTTAGAAATAATTTATGACTATCCTAAGCTAAAAAAGGTTTTTAATCGGGAATCCCTCAAAAAAAATAAGGAATTTTCCATGTGGAGATACCTGCCTCTTTTACCGGTGGATAATCCTGCCAAAATTGGACCGTCAAAAGTTGGTTGGACTCCTTTATATGAAGCGAAAAGAATAAGAGAAGATCTAAGAATACCCAATCTATGGATCAAGGATGACGGGAGGAACCCCACTGCTTCTTTAAAAGACCGGCCGTCTGCTATAGCAATAGTAAAAGCCCGGGAATTGGGGGAGAAGATCGTTACCTGTGCCTCTACCGGCAATGCTGCCTCATCACTGGCGGGAGCTGCTGCATCGGTAGGTTTAAAGAGTTACATTTTTGTTCCCCAGACCGCACCAAGTGCCAAAATTGCCCAACTTTTAGTATTTGGCTCAACTGTCTTTGCAGTAAGAGGAACCTATGATGAAGCTTTTGATCTGTCCATTGAAGCTACCAGAGAATTTGGCTGGTACAATCGAAATACTGCTTTTAATCCCAATATGGTGGAAGGGAAGAAGACGGTTGCATTGGAAATTATCGAACAAATGAATTTTGAAGTTCCAGATTATATATTTGTACCGGTAGGAGACGGTTGTATCATCTCTGGAGTAGCCAAAGCTTACCATGATATGTTTTCTTTAGGCTTTATTGACCATTGCCCCAAATTGGTGGCTGTACAGGCAGAAGGATGTAAGCCGATTGTAGAGGCGGTAAATGGTGATGGAGAAGTAAAATTTGTGGAGCCGAATACCATTGCCGATAGCATTGCTGTAGGAATTCCCAGGAATCGACTGATGGCAGTAAGAGATATAAAAGAATCAAGAGGATTTGGTGTTGCAGTTAGTGATCAAGAAATATTGGAAGCGATTAAATATTTAGGTTCTAAGCAAGGAATTTTTGCCGAACCTGCGGGCTCTACTGCTTTTGCCGGAATGGTCAAAGCGCTAAAGGAGGGAAAAATCTCCAAAGGAGATAAAATTGTAGTATTAGTTACTGGAAATGGATTAAAGGACGTAGAAAGTGCTAAAAAAGCCGGGGGAGAGGCCCTGGTAATAGACCCCAATTTAGAAGCGGTAAAGGAGATAATGAACAGAAAGTGA
- a CDS encoding M20 family peptidase, with protein sequence MNITEQKEIQDLLQKLIRIKSINPPGNENQIANFIKKFLLKNNIQSELVPLEESRSSIVATIEGEEERNITLCGHLDTVAAKEEEWTRPAFQGLIENGKMYGLGTSDMKGGVAAILYAAVLLKRKGIVPKKSIQLALTADEEWEYRGVKSLIDEGYFDRTDFLIIAEPSNLQVSTGEKGELWIKAKFFGKSAHGSTPEVGVNTIIPGSEFVVKVTERCGKIFEANHFWGKSSINIGQFHGGSQVNIVPDYSEIQLDFRVISDEDKEKAVELVVMAGEEIEKKYKVRFAQEIFSYHPPIFTSSDNPYVEKFRQVSGAKGVIITKYCTDGATIIPRKRIPFIIFGPGYITQAHQNDEYIELKSLYQAVDTYIKFLT encoded by the coding sequence GTGAATATTACGGAACAAAAAGAAATACAAGATCTTCTTCAAAAGCTTATTCGGATTAAAAGTATAAACCCTCCGGGAAACGAAAATCAAATTGCTAATTTTATAAAGAAATTTCTCTTAAAAAATAATATCCAATCCGAATTAGTTCCTTTAGAAGAAAGCCGGAGTTCGATTGTAGCAACAATTGAAGGAGAAGAGGAAAGAAATATTACACTTTGCGGGCATTTAGATACGGTAGCGGCAAAAGAAGAGGAGTGGACGAGACCTGCTTTCCAGGGATTAATCGAAAACGGGAAGATGTACGGCTTAGGTACATCAGATATGAAGGGTGGAGTGGCTGCCATTCTTTACGCAGCAGTACTTTTAAAAAGAAAGGGAATTGTTCCTAAAAAATCAATTCAATTAGCTCTTACGGCAGATGAAGAATGGGAATATAGAGGGGTAAAAAGTTTAATTGATGAGGGTTATTTTGACCGGACTGATTTTCTTATTATTGCTGAACCCTCTAACCTTCAAGTTTCTACCGGAGAAAAGGGAGAATTATGGATAAAAGCTAAATTTTTCGGGAAGTCCGCCCATGGATCCACTCCTGAGGTGGGGGTAAATACAATTATACCGGGAAGTGAGTTTGTAGTGAAAGTCACCGAAAGATGTGGGAAAATATTTGAAGCAAATCACTTTTGGGGCAAAAGTTCAATAAATATCGGACAGTTTCACGGAGGATCACAGGTAAATATTGTCCCTGATTATTCAGAAATACAACTAGATTTCAGGGTAATTTCAGATGAGGATAAAGAGAAAGCAGTGGAATTAGTGGTAATGGCGGGTGAAGAGATTGAAAAAAAGTATAAAGTGCGATTTGCGCAAGAGATTTTTAGTTATCATCCTCCTATTTTTACCAGTTCAGATAATCCTTATGTGGAAAAGTTTCGGCAGGTTTCCGGAGCAAAGGGGGTAATAATTACTAAATACTGCACTGATGGAGCGACAATAATTCCAAGGAAGAGAATTCCTTTTATTATTTTTGGACCCGGGTATATTACCCAGGCTCATCAAAACGATGAATATATTGAATTGAAATCTCTTTATCAAGCAGTAGATACCTATATAAAATTCTTAACATAA
- a CDS encoding pyridoxal-phosphate dependent enzyme, with protein sequence MIDLTINEKQLERTVKRAREKNIVIPTFEQMRNPELIPQKIKDHLKDVGLWDINSYNLFRITWKNEPIKKGGQFDGVNFVELPPELTGVKAKIYALVGKWFPTGAHKVGATFGCLVPRLVTGQFDPTSQKAVWPSTGNYCRGGAYDSDLLSCESIAILPEGMSKERFDWLSKVAGEVIATPGTESNVKEIFDKTWELKKTRDNVVIFNQFEEFGNHLWHYDVTGHAMEEVLSQVMNSKDHYAGVVLTTGSAGTLGCGDYLKERFPTSKLAAGEALQCPTLLANGFGAHRIEGIGDKHVPWIHNAKNTDLVIAVDDNNSMGIIRLFNEPVGQRYLSKKGVPAEIIKKLPLMGISSVANMIMAIKFAKYYELTEKDIVITVFTDSMELYGSRLKELEEEFGPYNEIDAAIDFHRNLQALTIDYMQELTYYDKKRIHNLKYFTWIEQQGKGLEELDAQWYDYENYWGGIHNQVDEIDRLIREFNQRTGLLK encoded by the coding sequence ATGATTGATCTAACTATTAACGAAAAACAATTAGAAAGAACTGTAAAGAGAGCCAGAGAAAAAAATATTGTCATCCCCACTTTTGAACAGATGAGAAATCCGGAGCTTATTCCCCAAAAAATCAAAGATCATCTAAAAGATGTAGGATTATGGGATATTAATTCTTATAATCTTTTTCGGATTACCTGGAAGAATGAACCGATAAAAAAGGGTGGCCAATTCGATGGGGTTAATTTTGTAGAGTTACCTCCCGAATTAACCGGAGTAAAAGCTAAAATATACGCTTTAGTAGGTAAATGGTTTCCCACCGGAGCCCATAAGGTAGGAGCTACTTTTGGTTGTCTGGTCCCCAGATTAGTGACCGGTCAGTTTGATCCTACTTCCCAGAAAGCAGTCTGGCCTTCTACCGGCAATTACTGCCGGGGCGGTGCCTATGATTCTGACCTGCTTTCCTGCGAATCCATTGCTATTCTCCCGGAAGGGATGAGCAAAGAACGCTTCGACTGGTTATCCAAAGTAGCCGGAGAAGTCATTGCTACTCCGGGAACCGAGAGTAATGTAAAAGAAATTTTTGATAAGACCTGGGAATTAAAAAAGACCAGGGATAATGTGGTCATCTTCAATCAGTTTGAGGAATTCGGTAATCACCTCTGGCATTATGATGTTACCGGTCATGCCATGGAAGAGGTCTTATCTCAAGTAATGAATTCAAAAGATCATTATGCCGGAGTGGTTCTGACTACCGGTTCTGCTGGTACCCTGGGTTGCGGAGATTACCTGAAAGAAAGATTCCCTACCAGCAAGCTCGCGGCCGGTGAAGCTTTGCAATGCCCCACACTTCTGGCTAATGGTTTTGGTGCTCATCGCATTGAAGGGATAGGGGATAAACATGTCCCCTGGATACACAATGCCAAAAATACCGATCTGGTCATTGCCGTAGATGATAACAACAGTATGGGGATCATCCGTCTATTTAATGAACCGGTTGGGCAGAGATATTTAAGCAAAAAAGGTGTCCCTGCAGAAATCATCAAAAAATTGCCTCTTATGGGAATCTCCAGTGTGGCTAATATGATCATGGCTATTAAGTTTGCTAAATATTATGAATTAACCGAAAAAGACATCGTCATAACTGTCTTTACCGATTCCATGGAACTTTACGGCTCCCGGTTAAAAGAGTTAGAGGAAGAGTTTGGTCCCTATAATGAAATAGATGCAGCTATCGATTTTCATCGTAACCTGCAGGCACTTACTATTGATTATATGCAAGAATTAACCTACTATGATAAGAAAAGGATCCATAACCTCAAATACTTTACCTGGATAGAACAACAGGGAAAGGGTTTAGAGGAATTAGATGCCCAATGGTATGACTATGAAAATTACTGGGGTGGTATTCATAACCAGGTCGATGAGATAGATAGATTGATTAGAGAATTTAATCAGAGGACTGGTCTGTTAAAGTAA
- the pyrB gene encoding aspartate carbamoyltransferase, which produces MRSFLGRDILSLKDFEREDFVRIFEVCKKLEPIAKNRKNSNILADKTMVTAFYQPSTRTRLSHEAAMHRLGGHVLGFADAKMTRAGDFYQESIKDTVKMLEYYGDVIVMRHFQQGAPAETAKWASVPVINAGDGWGEHPTQVLTDLYTILQEKGTIDGLTFLCIGDMRMRTMHSISYALTQFDAQVIYVAPPAMSMTEEFKAELKNYNLRFKTAEHVADVINEADVIYMEPVVQADYTKSREDTKSDKGLTPDNYRVTRELLEKKAKPNSIILHSLPRMDELPPDVDITRHARYWQEAFNGVVLKMALLALILGAEE; this is translated from the coding sequence ATGCGTAGTTTTTTAGGAAGAGATATCCTCTCTTTGAAAGATTTTGAGAGGGAAGATTTTGTTAGAATTTTTGAAGTTTGTAAAAAATTAGAACCTATTGCCAAGAATCGTAAAAACAGTAATATTCTGGCCGATAAAACTATGGTAACCGCATTCTATCAACCAAGCACCCGTACCCGCTTGTCTCATGAAGCAGCCATGCATCGTCTTGGCGGCCATGTACTTGGTTTTGCGGATGCAAAAATGACCCGAGCGGGCGATTTCTATCAGGAAAGCATTAAAGATACTGTTAAAATGCTGGAATATTATGGTGACGTTATTGTAATGCGGCATTTTCAACAGGGCGCCCCGGCTGAGACAGCAAAATGGGCTAGCGTTCCTGTAATTAACGCCGGTGATGGTTGGGGAGAGCACCCTACCCAGGTTTTAACCGATCTATATACCATTCTACAGGAAAAAGGTACTATTGATGGGTTGACTTTCCTCTGTATTGGCGATATGCGTATGCGCACGATGCATTCCATTTCCTATGCACTTACCCAATTTGATGCCCAGGTTATTTACGTAGCCCCACCTGCAATGTCAATGACCGAAGAATTTAAAGCCGAGTTAAAAAATTACAACTTGCGTTTCAAGACAGCAGAGCATGTTGCTGATGTAATTAATGAAGCGGATGTTATCTACATGGAACCTGTTGTGCAGGCTGATTATACCAAATCTCGTGAAGATACAAAGTCAGACAAAGGCTTAACCCCTGATAATTACCGGGTAACTCGCGAACTTTTAGAGAAGAAAGCAAAACCCAATTCAATTATATTGCATTCTCTGCCGAGAATGGATGAACTGCCTCCAGACGTCGATATCACCCGACATGCACGTTATTGGCAGGAAGCCTTTAATGGAGTTGTTTTGAAAATGGCTTTGCTCGCATTAATTCTGGGTGCCGAAGAATAA
- a CDS encoding xanthine dehydrogenase: MDYSTVNKPIKRIDAYEKVTGKAKFGADLFFTNMLYAKVLRSKYPHALILKINIKKALAYPGVKAVITADDIPNNEFGVIVQNQQVLARQQTFYSGDGIAVIAAETKESAAKALELIEVEYEELPGIFDPEETEKKDAPLIHPELENNQVVHHQLRKGDIEGGFTQAEVILEREYTTQFVEHAYIEPESLIAVPHEQNALVTIYGSIQNPFSCRNAVASVLKVPLNKVRIIQNHMGGSFGGKDEVMSSMAARAALLALITNQPVKMVNTRDESILESYKRHPYRMKYKVGATKEGKLIVMEIKCLADSGAYACQTPFVTWRSVVQATGPYELPNVKTDTYGYYTNNIYTGAMRGYGSPQIVFAQESLMDELAEALQMNPMELRLKNIYHNNSITASGQKLDNHQVSLEEVIHKAVKVSNYKEKYREYSKSQPGDKKRGIGMAVSFRGCSLGAEATDAAGAIVAVQRDGSILISCGLAENGEGLKTVFTQIAAEELGVYTQRINYMEVDTSVSPESGATVASRSTILGGNAVKNAAYQLKETLIEIVAAKFKIRTDHLDFKNENIYDKSKNQKIISFDEVVNLADQQGIFLSAYGWYKAPDISWNEEIGQGRPYFTYVYGCQIAEVEVDIATGQVEVLKMTAAHDVGKAINPACLKGQIYGGVMMGLGYGIMEELESEEGYIKNTNFDEYLIPTVKDMPEIIPVIIENPDPHGPYGAKSIGEPTLELGAPAIANAVAQATGKRIRHLPLNLERVLLGYSLRKGKTKK; this comes from the coding sequence ATGGATTATAGTACAGTTAATAAACCAATAAAACGGATTGATGCCTATGAAAAAGTTACTGGAAAAGCCAAATTTGGTGCTGATCTTTTCTTTACCAATATGCTTTATGCCAAAGTTTTACGAAGTAAATATCCCCATGCTCTAATTTTGAAAATTAACATCAAAAAAGCTCTGGCTTATCCGGGCGTAAAAGCAGTGATTACGGCGGATGATATTCCTAATAATGAATTTGGAGTTATTGTTCAAAATCAACAAGTGTTAGCTCGACAACAAACTTTTTATAGCGGGGATGGCATTGCTGTCATTGCTGCCGAGACTAAAGAGTCAGCTGCAAAAGCTCTGGAGTTAATTGAAGTAGAGTATGAGGAATTACCGGGTATTTTTGACCCGGAAGAAACCGAGAAAAAAGATGCTCCTCTAATCCATCCGGAGCTAGAAAATAATCAGGTGGTTCATCATCAGTTAAGAAAGGGAGATATTGAAGGGGGATTTACTCAGGCAGAGGTAATACTGGAAAGAGAATATACCACACAATTTGTAGAACACGCTTATATTGAGCCTGAGTCGCTCATCGCAGTCCCCCATGAACAAAATGCTTTAGTAACAATCTATGGTTCAATTCAGAACCCTTTTTCCTGCCGAAATGCTGTGGCCAGCGTACTCAAGGTACCCTTGAATAAAGTGAGAATAATTCAGAATCATATGGGTGGATCATTTGGAGGCAAAGACGAAGTGATGTCTTCCATGGCTGCCCGGGCTGCCCTCCTGGCTCTAATAACCAACCAACCAGTCAAGATGGTTAATACCAGAGATGAGTCAATTCTCGAAAGCTACAAACGCCATCCTTATAGGATGAAATACAAAGTAGGTGCCACCAAAGAAGGCAAGCTGATAGTAATGGAGATTAAGTGTTTGGCTGATAGTGGAGCTTACGCCTGCCAGACTCCTTTTGTTACCTGGCGTTCAGTTGTCCAGGCTACCGGTCCCTACGAGCTGCCTAATGTGAAGACAGATACTTACGGTTATTACACCAACAATATATATACCGGAGCAATGAGAGGTTATGGTTCCCCGCAGATTGTCTTTGCCCAGGAATCATTAATGGATGAGCTGGCCGAAGCACTACAGATGAACCCCATGGAGCTGCGTTTGAAAAATATCTATCATAATAATTCTATTACTGCCAGTGGACAGAAATTAGATAATCACCAGGTGAGTCTGGAAGAGGTTATTCATAAAGCGGTTAAAGTCAGTAATTATAAGGAGAAATATAGAGAATACAGCAAATCACAGCCAGGAGATAAAAAAAGAGGAATCGGTATGGCTGTCAGTTTTAGAGGCTGTAGCCTGGGTGCTGAAGCAACCGATGCTGCAGGAGCCATAGTCGCCGTACAGCGTGACGGAAGTATCTTAATCTCCTGCGGATTAGCAGAAAATGGTGAAGGCTTAAAGACTGTTTTTACTCAGATAGCTGCCGAAGAATTAGGTGTGTACACTCAAAGGATTAACTATATGGAGGTTGATACTTCAGTATCTCCTGAAAGTGGGGCTACGGTTGCCTCCCGCAGTACTATATTAGGTGGCAATGCCGTAAAAAATGCTGCCTATCAATTAAAAGAAACTCTTATTGAAATAGTCGCCGCTAAATTTAAAATTAGAACAGATCATTTGGATTTTAAGAATGAAAATATATATGATAAAAGTAAAAATCAAAAGATCATTTCTTTTGATGAGGTTGTAAATTTAGCTGATCAGCAGGGAATATTTTTATCTGCTTATGGTTGGTACAAAGCTCCTGATATTTCCTGGAATGAAGAAATTGGTCAGGGCAGACCCTATTTCACCTATGTTTATGGTTGTCAGATAGCAGAAGTGGAAGTTGATATCGCAACCGGTCAGGTAGAAGTATTAAAGATGACCGCTGCTCATGACGTGGGTAAAGCCATTAATCCTGCCTGCCTTAAAGGGCAGATCTACGGTGGCGTAATGATGGGCTTGGGTTATGGCATTATGGAGGAATTAGAAAGCGAAGAAGGCTATATCAAAAATACTAACTTTGATGAATATCTAATTCCTACGGTAAAAGATATGCCGGAAATTATCCCGGTTATTATAGAAAATCCCGATCCTCATGGTCCTTATGGAGCGAAATCTATCGGTGAACCAACTTTAGAACTGGGTGCCCCTGCCATTGCCAATGCAGTAGCTCAAGCAACCGGAAAAAGAATTAGGCATTTACCCCTTAATTTAGAACGGGTATTACTGGGATACTCTTTAAGAAAAGGTAAAACAAAGAAATGA
- a CDS encoding xanthine dehydrogenase family protein subunit M: MISYEFLTTRKIEEALNYLDKLTKVHILAGGTDFLVDLYKKSSRLPDFDYLLDISNISELKIINLNNNFIEIGPLVTHSRLINEPLIKNNFPIIKEAACTIGSTQIRNRGTIGGNILNASPAADLLPPLIALRAEVELTFRKGKRVLPLEAFLAGPYKTKLQSNELLTKIKIPLLGDNYYSDFKKIGRRKALSIARLSLALITKINKEGIFQDTRVVPGSATPYPQSLPETEKAVNSKSIFNIDLEEIGKIISKEMISITGERWSTPYKEPTIAVLVKRALKKIIGEAKINKNE; this comes from the coding sequence ATGATATCTTATGAATTTTTGACCACCCGAAAAATAGAAGAAGCCTTGAATTACTTAGACAAATTAACTAAGGTTCATATTTTAGCTGGCGGAACGGACTTTTTAGTTGACCTTTATAAAAAAAGCTCTCGCTTACCGGACTTTGATTACCTGTTAGATATAAGCAATATCTCGGAATTAAAAATTATTAATTTAAATAACAATTTTATAGAAATAGGGCCGCTGGTAACCCATTCCCGTTTGATCAATGAGCCGCTTATTAAAAATAATTTTCCGATAATAAAGGAAGCAGCTTGTACCATTGGTTCAACCCAGATACGTAATCGTGGTACTATCGGAGGAAATATTTTAAATGCTTCACCGGCAGCAGATCTTCTACCTCCTCTCATCGCCTTAAGAGCTGAAGTAGAATTAACTTTCAGGAAAGGCAAAAGGGTACTACCTTTAGAAGCATTTTTAGCTGGTCCTTACAAGACCAAATTACAGTCCAATGAGCTACTGACTAAGATAAAAATACCTCTGCTTGGTGATAATTATTATAGTGATTTTAAAAAAATTGGCCGGAGAAAAGCCTTATCTATTGCCAGATTAAGTCTTGCCCTGATTACCAAAATAAATAAAGAAGGTATTTTCCAAGATACCAGAGTTGTACCAGGTTCAGCTACACCTTATCCCCAATCCCTTCCAGAGACCGAAAAAGCGGTTAATAGTAAATCGATATTTAATATTGATTTAGAAGAGATTGGTAAGATAATCAGTAAGGAAATGATTTCTATCACTGGAGAAAGATGGTCTACTCCTTACAAAGAACCGACTATTGCTGTTCTAGTTAAGAGAGCGCTGAAAAAAATTATTGGGGAGGCAAAGATCAATAAAAATGAATAA
- a CDS encoding (2Fe-2S)-binding protein has protein sequence MNKIIVTFMVNGKEVTLKVSPKERLLDTLREQLKLTGTKEGCSVGECGACTVILDEKAVSSCLVLTGQIGGSEVLTIEGLETNGKLDPLQQAFIDYHAIQCGFCTPGMLMSAKALLMHNPHPSREEIKTAIEGNLCRCTGYEQIIQAIEYCQGDGSTDNISI, from the coding sequence ATGAATAAGATTATAGTTACTTTCATGGTTAATGGCAAGGAAGTAACCTTAAAAGTAAGCCCTAAAGAGCGTTTACTTGATACTTTAAGAGAACAATTAAAATTAACTGGAACCAAAGAAGGTTGTAGTGTTGGTGAATGCGGAGCCTGCACGGTTATCCTTGATGAAAAAGCAGTTTCTTCCTGTCTGGTTCTTACCGGGCAGATCGGAGGGAGTGAGGTTTTAACTATTGAAGGGCTAGAAACTAATGGAAAGCTTGATCCTTTACAACAAGCTTTTATTGATTATCATGCCATACAATGCGGCTTCTGTACCCCGGGGATGTTGATGTCCGCCAAAGCATTACTTATGCACAATCCTCATCCCAGCCGAGAAGAGATTAAAACTGCTATAGAAGGTAATCTTTGTCGTTGTACCGGTTATGAACAAATTATCCAAGCGATTGAATATTGTCAAGGGGACGGTTCTACTGACAATATTTCTATTTAA
- a CDS encoding 8-oxoguanine deaminase, which translates to MSSILIKNIKEIVTMDRERTRLKSYSLLIKNNIISKIARDIKLEADKVIDGSDYFLYPGLINTHHHFYQTLTRNISQVQNVELFNWLKYLYPIWARLTPEAVYYSSLVAMGELLKTGCTTAVDQFYVFPKDQPKELVDEEFRAAQEIGIRFHGSRGSMSLSEKDGGLPPDSVVQTEEEILNDSQRVIEKFHDYRPFAMQRVVLSPCSPFSVTENLLKESIKLARSYKVESHTHIAETKDEDDFCQETFGLQPLDYMEKVGWLGNDVWFAHCVHLNEKEINLLAETGTGVAHCPVSNQKLASGAANIPYMLKKNVPVGLAVDGSASNDSSNMIAELKAALLMHRLIYGISSMSAEEVLSMATNGGRDVLNQPEIGSLEEGKAADMFLINVKRLGFAGGLHDSVSALVTSGDSQIVDITIVNGRIVVRDGRLLSVNEDKVVERANKISQKMIEG; encoded by the coding sequence ATGTCTTCTATATTAATTAAGAATATAAAAGAGATTGTAACTATGGATAGAGAAAGAACCAGATTAAAGAGTTACAGTCTTTTGATTAAAAATAATATAATCAGCAAAATTGCTCGTGATATAAAACTTGAAGCTGATAAGGTAATTGATGGTTCTGATTATTTTCTTTATCCTGGGTTGATAAATACCCATCACCACTTTTATCAAACTTTAACCAGAAATATTTCCCAGGTGCAAAATGTAGAGCTATTTAATTGGCTCAAATATCTTTATCCTATCTGGGCTCGCTTAACTCCCGAAGCAGTTTATTACAGTAGTCTGGTAGCTATGGGAGAACTTCTAAAAACCGGTTGTACTACTGCGGTGGATCAATTCTATGTTTTTCCCAAGGACCAGCCCAAAGAACTGGTAGATGAAGAATTTAGAGCGGCTCAAGAAATTGGGATTCGATTTCATGGAAGCAGAGGCTCTATGTCTTTGAGCGAAAAAGATGGCGGATTGCCTCCGGATTCAGTAGTACAGACAGAAGAAGAGATTTTGAACGATTCTCAGCGGGTTATCGAAAAATTTCATGATTACCGGCCTTTTGCCATGCAAAGGGTGGTATTATCCCCTTGTTCCCCGTTTTCGGTTACTGAAAATCTTTTGAAGGAATCGATTAAATTAGCTCGGAGTTATAAAGTAGAGAGCCATACCCATATAGCCGAAACCAAAGACGAAGATGATTTTTGTCAGGAAACTTTTGGTCTTCAACCATTAGATTATATGGAAAAAGTCGGCTGGTTGGGGAATGATGTTTGGTTTGCTCATTGTGTCCACCTGAATGAAAAAGAAATAAATTTATTGGCTGAAACAGGGACAGGAGTGGCGCATTGTCCGGTATCCAATCAGAAATTGGCTTCCGGAGCGGCGAATATTCCTTATATGTTAAAAAAGAATGTACCGGTGGGATTAGCAGTTGATGGCAGCGCCAGCAATGATTCTTCTAATATGATTGCTGAACTTAAAGCAGCTTTATTGATGCATCGATTAATTTATGGTATCTCCAGTATGTCTGCCGAAGAAGTGCTAAGTATGGCGACCAATGGTGGCCGTGATGTCCTTAATCAGCCGGAGATTGGCAGTCTTGAAGAAGGAAAAGCGGCAGATATGTTTTTGATCAATGTAAAAAGATTAGGATTTGCCGGGGGTTTGCACGATTCTGTTTCTGCTCTGGTTACTTCCGGTGATTCCCAAATTGTGGATATTACGATAGTAAATGGCAGGATTGTAGTTCGTGATGGAAGATTGCTCTCTGTTAATGAAGACAAAGTGGTGGAAAGGGCCAACAAGATTTCCCAAAAAATGATTGAAGGATAG